In Ostrea edulis chromosome 6, xbOstEdul1.1, whole genome shotgun sequence, a single window of DNA contains:
- the LOC125646230 gene encoding uncharacterized protein LOC125646230 codes for MGNSNSTKYNLSHNKHEHWGKILDHSSCALIQTVPYGKWIKSQRNFGGFTDYADFTTCRESRLRHGVLVKPDNTEGRYLIPSFKSKFELIIVEKRRCFMSNYKLPRVPIPDFEDPQWFQRSSHNRNRRECSVIGYHDNLVVVQINTNRYYLSPRFYLIDIGTNEIVGHFLIFYHCRRWYECYISPCKKQILMRPDNLTRIVSLPDNYILENVCMKSMYVNMEVSVVPPTLRAHVMCYNSIAGDNLALVAFHKTIEIRRTDTWEVVQSVQNLDLPTGIQQMKSSPLGDFVALRCVSPVHGKEYNVNVIVVLDYHTFSILMKVDVKGCYWPVSEVVNLQVFPHFSPSEASIAVMRNCSYSRKVMTFKLPICRFNLQYLCRRAILHLVSFRDVHKLPLPANIVKFLLAKPGHTRIGLS; via the exons ATGGGAAATTCAAACAGCACTAAATACAACCTCAGTCACAACAAGCATGAACACTGGGGAAAGATCTTGGATCATTCTAGCTGTGCACTGATTCAGACAGTTCCCTACGGCAAGTGGATCAAATCCCAGAGGAACTTTGGGGGATTTACGGATTACGCCGACTTCACAACTTGTCGAGAGTCCCGACTTCGACATGGGGTTCTTGTTAAACCTGACAACACAGAGGGGCGGTATCTCATCCCTAGTTTCAAGTCAAAGTTTGAACTAATCATCGTGGAAAAACGCAGGTGTTTTATGTCCAACTACAAACTGCCCCGTGTCCCAATACCGGATTTTGAAGACCCTCAATGGTTTCAGCGATCAAGTCATAACAGAAACCGGCGAGAATGCAGTGTGATTGGTTACCATGACAACCTGGTGGTGGTGCAGATAAACACCAATCGGTACTACCTATCTCCGAGATTCTACCTTATAGATATAGGAACCAATGAGATAGTGGGACATTTTCTTATCTTTTATCACTGCAGGCGGTGGTACGAATGTTACATATCTCCATGTAAGAAACAAATTCTTATGAGGCCAGATAACTTGACTCGCATTGTGTCCTTGCCTGATAACTATATTCTGGAAAATGTGTGTATGAAAAGTATGTATGTAAACATGGAGGTGAGTGTGGTTCCCCCTACACTGCGGGCGCACGTCATGTGTTACAATAGTATCGCGGGGGACAATCTGGCCTTAGTTGCTTTTCACAAAACGATAGAAATCAGGAGAACAGACACTTGGGAGGTCGTCCAAAGTGTGCAGAACTTAGACCTCCCCACAGGAATCCAACAGATGAAATCCAGCCCACTGGGAGATTTTGTGGCCCTTAGATGTGTGTCCCCAGTCCATGGTAAAGAGTACAATGTCAACGTGATAGTAGTCCTAGACTATCACACCTTTAGTATATTGATGAAG gtTGATGTGAAGGGCTGCTATTGGCCTGTTTCAGAAGTCGTCAACCTCCAAGTTTTCCCACACTTTAGTCCCAGCGAAGCTTCTATTGCAGTGATGAGGAACTGTTCCTACAGTCGGAAGGTCATGACCTTCAAACTGCCCATTTGCCGCTTCAATCTGCAGTATCTCTGTCGCAGGGCCATCCTTCACCTTGTTAGTTTCAGGGATGTCCACAAACTACCCCTTCCAGCCAATATTGTCAAATTCTTACTTGCAAAACCTGGTCACACTCGGATAGGACTCTCCTGA